One segment of Acidobacteriota bacterium DNA contains the following:
- a CDS encoding NTP transferase domain-containing protein translates to MNHLHVLIMAAGKGTRLKSSLPKVLHPLAGRPLMEHLLPTVEALNPQHTLVVVGHQASLVKSRLRHRAVEFAEQVPQLGTGHAVQVARDWWSGKPGNLLILSGDVPLISARTLRKMIQVHDRTRASLTLLSTRLSDPTGYGRIIRAEDGRVRGIVEQKEAGPAELQVKEVNTGLYCFRIPELSEVIDQVTADNRQKEYYLTDCVGLLSRQGKAVEAVVCDDCLEVMGVNSPIDLSRMERVLREHRSESRETLGPAVTDPESV, encoded by the coding sequence ATGAATCACCTCCACGTCCTGATCATGGCGGCCGGAAAGGGCACGCGCCTCAAGTCATCCCTGCCGAAAGTACTGCACCCCTTGGCGGGACGGCCGCTGATGGAACACCTTCTACCGACCGTCGAGGCCTTGAACCCTCAACACACTCTGGTGGTCGTAGGGCATCAGGCCTCCCTGGTGAAGTCGAGGCTGAGGCACCGAGCCGTCGAGTTTGCCGAACAGGTTCCGCAACTGGGAACCGGACACGCCGTTCAGGTTGCCAGGGACTGGTGGTCCGGCAAGCCCGGCAACCTTCTGATTTTATCGGGCGATGTGCCATTGATTTCCGCCCGCACCCTTCGGAAAATGATACAGGTGCATGATCGAACCAGAGCCAGCCTCACGCTGCTTTCAACCCGGCTGTCCGATCCCACCGGCTATGGCCGGATAATCCGGGCGGAGGACGGGAGGGTTCGGGGCATCGTCGAACAGAAGGAGGCCGGCCCCGCCGAGCTCCAGGTCAAGGAGGTCAACACCGGGCTCTACTGCTTTCGAATCCCGGAGTTGTCCGAAGTCATCGACCAAGTGACCGCCGACAACCGGCAGAAGGAGTACTACCTTACCGATTGCGTGGGCCTTTTAAGCCGCCAGGGGAAAGCGGTGGAGGCCGTGGTCTGCGACGATTGTCTGGAAGTCATGGGAGTCAACAGCCCGATCGATCTGTCTCGCATGGAGAGAGTCCTGCGGGAACACCGTTCGGAAAGTCGGGAGACCCTTGGACCCGCTGTCACCGATCCTGAGTCGGTTTAA
- a CDS encoding pitrilysin family protein, whose protein sequence is MQGYFGGLSRRLITPRSGVGRRGLAAASRVVWLGAAVVGGMLPGALPESGFGEERERDAGGQPTVQRFQLLNGLRIVLLHRQGGDRLVVNLLIRSGSTLDPVHRPGLARLSARRLLVQTPDDTKELEVLGIELQVDVQPDATILRFGMPPRRLRTFLDLLGAALAPPPFEDKVAPATAPVKDDPPGTSPDGLAHGRFRRAIFGDHPYGAGSGTGKGAEAVQYGHLDDFRRRHYIPNDASLIVVGAIPGRELLDAAREKLGPWTKGVPQEPGYPEFPRLDRLSIQLIGEEEFGSEAGIVFGHRTPRRSSSDFYSLEVLNLLLGGLSTGSRLSRVFLTHRINYRFLDSRIWFFRIGGMLQVLAKVPTQAAPGALTAILEAVESLKQTPVSETELESAKTQLIASHVEKMRSPDAVADGLTQMELFSLSKDFLHRFRDHVRRLTPEDIQAAAKAHLSTTRAVAVVTGSNPTGPSRWDRFGTAEVVALPVRSE, encoded by the coding sequence TTGCAAGGTTACTTCGGCGGGTTGTCCCGGAGGCTGATTACCCCGCGGAGCGGTGTCGGTCGCAGGGGGCTTGCGGCTGCCAGCAGGGTTGTCTGGCTGGGGGCGGCCGTGGTAGGCGGTATGCTCCCTGGCGCCCTGCCGGAATCCGGTTTCGGGGAGGAGAGGGAGCGAGACGCCGGAGGCCAGCCCACCGTTCAGCGCTTCCAACTGCTCAACGGCTTGCGCATCGTGCTCCTGCATCGCCAGGGCGGTGACCGGTTGGTTGTCAATCTTCTGATCAGGTCGGGATCGACCCTTGATCCGGTCCATCGGCCCGGACTGGCACGTCTGTCGGCCCGCCGGCTGCTGGTCCAAACTCCCGATGACACCAAAGAGCTGGAGGTGCTGGGCATTGAGCTGCAGGTGGACGTCCAGCCCGATGCCACCATCCTCCGGTTCGGCATGCCTCCCCGCCGCTTGCGCACCTTCCTGGACCTGCTTGGAGCCGCCCTGGCTCCGCCACCGTTCGAGGACAAGGTGGCGCCGGCCACCGCGCCGGTGAAGGATGATCCTCCCGGAACGAGTCCGGATGGTTTGGCCCACGGTCGTTTCAGACGAGCGATCTTCGGGGATCATCCCTATGGGGCCGGTTCCGGAACGGGGAAGGGCGCGGAGGCCGTCCAATACGGTCATCTGGACGACTTCCGGCGTCGCCACTACATTCCAAACGATGCCTCCCTGATTGTGGTCGGCGCCATTCCCGGCAGGGAACTGCTGGATGCAGCCCGGGAAAAGCTGGGACCCTGGACCAAGGGAGTCCCTCAGGAACCGGGGTATCCCGAATTTCCGCGGTTGGATCGCCTGTCCATCCAGCTTATTGGCGAAGAAGAGTTCGGCTCGGAAGCGGGAATCGTCTTCGGTCACAGGACTCCACGCCGATCGAGCAGCGACTTTTACAGCCTCGAGGTTCTGAATTTGCTTTTGGGAGGACTGAGTACCGGTTCTCGCCTCAGCCGCGTGTTTCTGACTCACCGGATCAACTATCGATTTCTCGACAGTCGGATTTGGTTTTTCCGGATCGGAGGTATGTTGCAGGTATTGGCCAAGGTTCCCACACAGGCTGCCCCGGGTGCGCTGACGGCCATCCTGGAGGCTGTCGAGAGCCTCAAGCAAACTCCGGTCTCGGAGACCGAGCTGGAGTCGGCAAAGACCCAACTCATCGCCAGTCATGTGGAGAAGATGCGATCCCCGGACGCCGTTGCCGACGGGTTGACGCAGATGGAGCTCTTTTCTCTTTCCAAGGATTTCTTGCACCGGTTCCGAGACCATGTCCGCAGATTGACCCCGGAAGACATACAGGCAGCCGCCAAGGCCCACCTCAGCACGACCCGGGCGGTTGCGGTAGTGACGGGATCGAATCCGACGGGCCCTTCCCGGTGGGACCGCTTCGGTACCGCTGAAGTGGTTGCTCTTCCAGTACGTTCCGAGTGA
- a CDS encoding sigma-70 family RNA polymerase sigma factor, producing MLTDKQLHTRTDEELMEELKRGRQEALGFLFDRYYRLVFSVALKILRDRGEAEDLMQEVFIEIYRRIEVFNPDKGSAKTWILQYAYHRSLNRQKYLALRNFYDQSEETDLESHEFAHSMKGRNGLTYQDWGQMIEKGLQTLTERERRTLDMAYFQGLLLKEIAVQMEEPLSNIRNHYYRGLKKLRSFLQAHGCMNRTTG from the coding sequence ATGTTGACAGACAAACAGCTCCATACCAGGACCGACGAAGAGTTGATGGAAGAGCTCAAGCGGGGTCGTCAGGAAGCTCTGGGCTTTCTGTTTGACCGCTACTACCGCCTGGTCTTCAGCGTGGCTCTGAAGATTCTTCGTGATCGGGGCGAAGCGGAAGATCTCATGCAGGAGGTATTCATTGAGATTTACCGGCGGATTGAAGTCTTCAATCCCGACAAGGGGAGCGCCAAGACCTGGATTCTTCAGTATGCCTATCACAGGAGTCTCAACAGGCAAAAGTACCTGGCCTTGCGGAACTTCTATGACCAGTCGGAAGAAACGGACCTGGAAAGCCATGAATTCGCCCACTCCATGAAGGGGCGGAACGGCCTCACCTATCAGGATTGGGGTCAGATGATCGAGAAGGGATTGCAGACGTTGACGGAAAGGGAACGCCGGACATTGGACATGGCCTATTTTCAGGGGTTGCTCCTGAAGGAGATTGCCGTCCAAATGGAGGAGCCCTTGTCCAACATACGGAACCACTACTACCGGGGTCTCAAAAAGTTGCGTTCCTTCCTGCAGGCCCACGGCTGCATGAACCGGACCACGGGTTGA
- the glmS gene encoding glutamine--fructose-6-phosphate transaminase (isomerizing), translating to MCGIIGYAGTEPAAPVLLDGLKRLEYRGYDSAGIAVIGGRRLHIRRASGKVGNLEEAVRDNPCEGTVGIGHTRWATHGRPTEENAHPHRDCRREFVVVHNGIIENYLPLKKALTAEGHRFVTETDTEVIAHLVEKHYKGCLEDAVRKTVSEMTGLYALVVLSLHDPGTLVAVRQGPPIVIGIGDGESFVASDIPAILKHTRDIVFLGDGDLAAIRPTALKVTSSQGRSVTPRAQRITWDPVMTEKGGFKHFMLKEIHEQPRAIRDTTLGRISRDTGKIILDEMKMTAADFRQVERIRLIGCGTSWHAALAGKFMIERLARLPVEVEYASEYRYREPIVPPHTLGILITQSGETADTLAAQREIRRLGAANLAICNGVGSMITREADGVLYTHAGPEIGVAATKTFTTQLCSLFLFALFLAGVRKTVSPEQAQALIEELARVPQKMESCIGQAAHLDELARHLFRSVHVLFLGRGIHFPIALEGALKLKEVSYIHASGYPAGEMKHGPNALIDEDLPVLVIATSETGNPQSTLLYEKTLSNIKEVKARDGQVISLVTPSNNEAKDASDFHIEVPSTKDLLLPILEAVPLQLLAYFIAVRRGCDVDQPRNLAKSVTVE from the coding sequence ATGTGCGGAATCATTGGATACGCAGGAACCGAGCCGGCTGCCCCCGTGCTGTTGGATGGGCTGAAGCGCCTGGAGTATCGAGGGTACGATTCAGCGGGAATCGCGGTCATCGGGGGCCGTCGTCTGCACATCCGCAGGGCTTCGGGCAAGGTCGGAAACCTTGAAGAGGCCGTCAGGGACAACCCCTGTGAGGGTACCGTCGGCATAGGCCACACCCGCTGGGCAACCCACGGCAGACCAACTGAAGAGAACGCTCACCCCCATCGCGACTGCCGGCGGGAATTCGTGGTGGTCCACAACGGGATCATCGAAAACTACCTGCCCCTCAAGAAAGCCCTGACCGCGGAGGGACATCGATTCGTCACCGAGACCGACACCGAGGTCATCGCCCACCTGGTCGAAAAACACTACAAGGGCTGCCTGGAGGATGCGGTCCGCAAGACCGTCAGCGAAATGACCGGCCTCTACGCTCTGGTAGTGCTGTCCCTGCACGATCCCGGAACACTGGTCGCGGTCCGCCAGGGCCCTCCGATCGTCATCGGCATCGGCGATGGGGAATCCTTTGTAGCCTCGGACATCCCGGCGATCCTGAAACATACGCGGGACATCGTTTTTCTGGGCGACGGCGACCTGGCCGCCATCCGCCCGACTGCGCTCAAGGTTACCAGTTCTCAGGGCCGCTCGGTGACACCCAGGGCGCAACGCATCACCTGGGACCCCGTCATGACCGAGAAAGGTGGATTCAAGCACTTCATGCTGAAGGAAATTCACGAGCAGCCCCGGGCCATTCGAGACACCACCCTCGGCCGTATCTCTCGAGACACCGGGAAAATCATTCTCGACGAAATGAAAATGACGGCGGCGGATTTTCGACAGGTGGAACGGATTCGCCTGATTGGTTGCGGAACCAGTTGGCACGCCGCCCTGGCCGGCAAGTTCATGATCGAGCGCCTGGCCCGACTGCCGGTCGAGGTGGAGTACGCCTCCGAGTACCGCTACCGGGAACCCATCGTCCCACCCCACACCCTGGGTATCCTGATCACTCAGTCGGGAGAAACCGCGGACACCCTGGCGGCCCAACGGGAAATCCGGAGGCTGGGAGCCGCAAACCTCGCCATCTGCAACGGCGTGGGAAGCATGATTACCCGGGAGGCTGACGGCGTCCTCTACACTCACGCCGGCCCGGAAATCGGCGTGGCCGCGACCAAGACCTTCACCACCCAGCTTTGCTCCCTCTTCCTCTTCGCGCTGTTTCTGGCCGGCGTGAGGAAAACCGTCAGTCCGGAGCAGGCGCAGGCCCTGATCGAAGAACTGGCCAGGGTGCCGCAAAAAATGGAGTCCTGCATCGGACAAGCAGCCCACCTGGATGAGCTCGCCAGGCACCTGTTTCGAAGCGTGCACGTCCTGTTCCTGGGACGCGGCATCCACTTTCCCATCGCCCTGGAAGGGGCGCTCAAGTTGAAAGAAGTCTCCTACATTCATGCCTCGGGCTACCCGGCAGGAGAAATGAAACACGGCCCCAACGCCCTGATCGACGAAGACCTCCCGGTGTTGGTGATCGCAACCAGCGAAACCGGCAATCCTCAGTCCACCTTGCTCTACGAAAAGACCCTCAGCAACATCAAGGAAGTCAAGGCCAGAGACGGACAGGTCATCTCGCTGGTGACTCCTTCCAACAACGAGGCCAAGGATGCCTCCGACTTTCATATTGAAGTCCCCTCCACCAAGGACCTCTTGCTTCCCATCCTGGAGGCCGTTCCACTCCAGCTACTGGCCTATTTCATCGCGGTCCGCCGCGGCTGCGACGTGGATCAACCGAGAAACCTGGCCAAGAGCGTTACCGTGGAATAG
- a CDS encoding tetratricopeptide repeat protein produces MPRTQPKAKARTSSKTPSPELDSIPGSKAAGSTEGATAKQTLSAKAGSTRSSRRSRPKTAKPRAGSANPGRSSLIKGYETAVRLLYRQQFEQAREAFEKVISADGQDKEIYERALTHIKLCQNRMARRQPVPKTTEEFYNVAITLINDGRFQESMKHLNRALKRSPKCDYVIYALAVCHCRLGNRDRALKHLKLAIDLKVENRFLAQRDSDFDPLMRDSRFTSLVFPEESPEATP; encoded by the coding sequence ATGCCCAGAACTCAGCCGAAAGCCAAGGCGAGAACTTCGTCGAAAACTCCGTCGCCCGAACTCGACTCGATCCCTGGTTCGAAGGCCGCCGGGTCCACCGAGGGCGCGACCGCCAAGCAGACCCTTTCCGCCAAAGCCGGCAGTACCCGGTCCTCACGGCGTTCCAGGCCCAAGACAGCCAAGCCGCGAGCCGGTTCGGCCAACCCGGGCCGAAGCAGCCTGATCAAGGGGTACGAGACGGCGGTTCGTCTGCTCTATCGTCAACAATTCGAGCAGGCGAGAGAAGCATTCGAGAAAGTGATCTCCGCGGACGGCCAGGACAAGGAGATATACGAGCGGGCTCTGACTCACATCAAGCTGTGCCAAAACAGGATGGCTCGCCGCCAACCCGTCCCCAAGACCACCGAAGAGTTTTACAATGTCGCCATCACCCTGATAAACGACGGCCGGTTCCAGGAGTCGATGAAGCACCTCAACCGGGCGCTGAAGCGGAGCCCCAAGTGTGACTACGTGATCTACGCCCTCGCGGTCTGCCACTGTCGACTGGGGAACAGGGACCGTGCCCTGAAACACCTCAAGCTTGCTATCGACCTGAAGGTGGAGAACCGCTTCCTGGCCCAACGAGATTCCGACTTCGATCCGCTCATGAGAGACTCCCGGTTCACCTCGCTGGTCTTTCCGGAGGAATCCCCCGAAGCAACACCGTAG